The genomic stretch TATTTCTTCAACTTAGTCCGCCAATAGTTAAATCTCTTATCTTTCATGTTTTACAGATTTAGACAAACAAAAGCAAATGAATTGGCCAGAGCCTCTGTTAAAGCAAGAGTACggtaagaaattatttttattctgacAAATCAGTAGTGCTAGTAGTGTTTATGTATAACTGTTgactttcttctttttgttacaaaaaattaaataatcttCCTATTTAATTCGTTTTGCTTTTTTAAAGGTGAATTTGATATGGAGTCTCCTATGGAAAGTGGTGATCCAAAACAAAGATACACAAGATGTTCAAAAACAAAGGAACATGAGAAAATGATACTCTTTGCTGATTTTTCAATCACACACCTGCCTGAAAATCTTCGAAGTAATACACTTTTTGAGTTTATCTGGGTGTTCGCAATGATAACAGTGCGTATTGAGATCAATACGATAAGTGACGATCGACCTAAGCAAATACCTGGGACTGAAATAGACTACCCATGTTCAGGGGCGTTTGAGAGCACACCAACACATGGCACAGGTAGAATTTGTAACGTGACAAAGCACTCAGCAGATAATCACAAATTTAGCAAATTCAAAGTGTGCCCATGTGAACGATGCAAGAGCTCGGGTCATCCGAGCAAAGAATGGGGTGAAATTTTAATCTTCACCGCGGCACACGTAGTCCATGATAATAGTGAAGCTGGAAAGACAAGATGTAGATTGTTTTACCACAGCGAGGACGACAGCAGCGAGGAGAAGTACCTGGTTGGTGTCAATGTGGTAGAGCGAGACATTGAGAGAGATTGGTGCAGGTTTAAATGTGTGACTTGTGACATGGATCTGGTCGAGAAACTTGAGAGCTTGCTTTCTTCATTTTTCAGACTATGGTATGAGGTATTTCAGGAGAACAGGGCGGATTCCAAAAAGCACAGGTTTACTATCATCGTTTCGCATCCACACGGTTACTTGAAGCGCCTTTCTCTAGGGAGATGGACGAAAAGATTTGGTGCCAAAGACGTACAAGTTCCCTACCATAGCTTGTACCATTACGATGCTCCCACCTGTGGTGGCAGCAGTGGTGCAACTGTCCACTTTCTGGGGAAAAGTGGTGGAAATATGCACTGGTTTGATCAACACATTCATTCCGGGTGCTACGGGCCGATGAGAAAACAAAGTGGGGTGGGCTGGGAAAACAAATTCTGAGTCATCAATTACGGAGACTAAAGGAACACTTT from Biomphalaria glabrata chromosome 9, xgBioGlab47.1, whole genome shotgun sequence encodes the following:
- the LOC106058367 gene encoding uncharacterized protein LOC106058367 isoform X3; its protein translation is MPATGENITTWPAQWLSNLEKKCQKRSHHQDWQRSKKVLRRKRLKPSISERCNVKKSVKETPLQLRFDKILENVLHELRIRFGFKLQVSNLDKQSGLLYTGKCADLDKQKQMNWPEPLLKQEYGEFDMESPMESGDPKQRYTRCSKTKEHEKMILFADFSITHLPENLRSNTLFEFIWVFAMITVRIEINTISDDRPKQIPGTEIDYPCSGAFESTPTHGTGRICNVTKHSADNHKFSKFKVCPCERCKSSGHPSKEWGEILIFTAAHVVHDNSEAGKTRCRLFYHSEDDSSEEKYLVGVNVVERDIERDWCRFKCVTCDMDLVEKLESLLSSFFRLWYEVFQENRADSKKHRFTIIVSHPHGYLKRLSLGRWTKRFGAKDVQVPYHSLYHYDAPTCGGSSGATVHFLGKSGGNMHWFDQHIHSGCYGPMRKQSGVGWENKF
- the LOC106058367 gene encoding uncharacterized protein LOC106058367 isoform X1; translation: MATSMTQCQTDTSLQSKDRESSYDGSQNAADDKDVEIVYKVGYQAAKEWHRDSDLEFRVLVVQQTLQKLFQITDLPDLHNTMTYVCFQIVRDIECELFLNASNRGEYYHLACAMAVELGKEMSKKKSPSGLATEQESPKTKEVETMYAISERCNVKKSVKETPLQLRFDKILENVLHELRIRFGFKLQVSNLDKQSGLLYTGKCADLDKQKQMNWPEPLLKQEYGEFDMESPMESGDPKQRYTRCSKTKEHEKMILFADFSITHLPENLRSNTLFEFIWVFAMITVRIEINTISDDRPKQIPGTEIDYPCSGAFESTPTHGTGRICNVTKHSADNHKFSKFKVCPCERCKSSGHPSKEWGEILIFTAAHVVHDNSEAGKTRCRLFYHSEDDSSEEKYLVGVNVVERDIERDWCRFKCVTCDMDLVEKLESLLSSFFRLWYEVFQENRADSKKHRFTIIVSHPHGYLKRLSLGRWTKRFGAKDVQVPYHSLYHYDAPTCGGSSGATVHFLGKSGGNMHWFDQHIHSGCYGPMRKQSGVGWENKF
- the LOC106058367 gene encoding uncharacterized protein LOC106058367 isoform X2, with amino-acid sequence MTYVCFQIVRDIECELFLNASNRGEYYHLACAMAVELGKEMSKKKSPSGLATEQESPKTKEVETMYAISERCNVKKSVKETPLQLRFDKILENVLHELRIRFGFKLQVSNLDKQSGLLYTGKCADLDKQKQMNWPEPLLKQEYGEFDMESPMESGDPKQRYTRCSKTKEHEKMILFADFSITHLPENLRSNTLFEFIWVFAMITVRIEINTISDDRPKQIPGTEIDYPCSGAFESTPTHGTGRICNVTKHSADNHKFSKFKVCPCERCKSSGHPSKEWGEILIFTAAHVVHDNSEAGKTRCRLFYHSEDDSSEEKYLVGVNVVERDIERDWCRFKCVTCDMDLVEKLESLLSSFFRLWYEVFQENRADSKKHRFTIIVSHPHGYLKRLSLGRWTKRFGAKDVQVPYHSLYHYDAPTCGGSSGATVHFLGKSGGNMHWFDQHIHSGCYGPMRKQSGVGWENKF